Proteins encoded within one genomic window of Aspergillus nidulans FGSC A4 chromosome VII:
- a CDS encoding uncharacterized protein (transcript_id=CADANIAT00008178), with product MIACCRPFIDKGTLERRNGIHWRMPAAMAVCWIIGLGLALGHHFYYFSLDGTIVPGQTQQEWSLRVGTGLAFLTKTFLTTSVGIACVQNIWWILRMKPVRLSTLDSMWDIRGNIFNFFDLHIWLRGPNVAILGLISWCVVLVYVVSSLLKCLRCIPLVTVVTPSTLSVRSTIGSMLQEQQMPAIDFNFDKFYTMDDGGPTGPTPSVTRFITGAVIQGTIPSIPAPAPNSSYSLTFPGPLIQCSNSSANVSQQVYDWAHANYAHSTSFMGFMSETDNISHAMNQLVYEPYQGPDNGDRDADVAGKLIMTVSPYMPLDKRWVVECGIYNASYSVDFNFTNGVQSTRITDLQILGRVRDHRQHEIPPPANEDQLFAYTAMMRVFRDVLIGRCVQSGSICTDTKIYSSALVNSKQIWQLVYNDKKKVGNTTYDSLGSILDVASELGRNITLSFFGSPYFLNTSIGPLVNVTTHPSQTEYVYSQRNLLLAYGLSVFTSLLCIIAGLLTMWDNGIAFLDSPTTILRATRNPMFDEIVPTDSTTGADPTPESLSNTRVLWVQSASPGSNHTVAGLKPLPNTAEPEKTGNDNRTANAGSETGLQAMTPITFSNGIPGWERKRYRPTISMVETETREASPPPGGFI from the exons ATGATTGCATGTTGCAG GCCATTCATAGACAAGGGCACACttgaaagaagaaatggcaTCCATTGGAGAATGCCAGCGGCTATGGCCGTATGTTGGATTATAGGACTAGGGCTGGCGCTTGGTCACCATTTTTACTACTTCTCCTTGGATGGCACCATCGTTCCCGGACAAACTCAGCAGGAATGGTCCTTGAGAGTAGGCACCGGACTCGCCTTTTTAACGAAGACGTTTTTGACTACAAGCGTCGGTATCGCCTGCGTCCAGAATATCTGGTGGATCTTACGAATGAAACCGGTGAGGCTGTCAACTCTAGATTCAATGTGGGATATCCGgggcaacatcttcaacttcttcgacctCCATATATGGCTTCGAGGTCCTAATGTGGCTATACTGGGGCTAATCTCGTGGTGCGTGGTCCTTGTCTATGTGGTCTCAAGCCTGCTAAAGTGCCTCAGGTGTATTCCCCTGGTCACTGTTGTGACCCCTTCAACGCTATCAGTTCGTTCTACAATAGGGTCTATGTTACAAGAACAACAAATGCCAGCCATTGATTTTAACTTCGACAAATTCTACACCATGGACGATGGGGGCCCGACGGGTCCAACACCGAGCGTCACCCGCTTCATAACCGGAGCCGTCATCCAAGGAACGATTCCCAGCattccagcaccagcgccaAACTCGTCATATTCACTGACCTTCCCTGGCCCGCTAATCCAATGCAGTAACTCCAGTGCCAATGTGAGCCAGCAAGTATACGACTGGGCACATGCCAACTACGCCCACTCCACGTCTTTCATGGGCTTCATGTCCGAGACAGATAACATATCTCATGCCATGAACCAGCTAGTCTACGAGCCCTACCAAGGTCCTGATAACGGAGATAGGGACGCTGATGTGGCTGGCAAATTGATAATGACCGTCTCGCCATATATGCCTCTGGATAAGCGATGGGTGGTAGAATGTGGTATATACAACGCCTCGTATTCAGTGGACTTCAACTTCACCAACGGCGTTCAATCAACTAGGATCACTGATCTCCAGATTCTGGGTCGTGTGCGGGATCACAGACAACACGAGATACCCCCCCCCGCGAACGAAGACCAGCTTTTCGCTTACACGGCCATGATGAGGGTGTTTCGAGATGTGTTGATAGGAAGATGCGTTCAAAGCGGCTCAATCTGCACCGACACAAAAATTTATTCCTCCGCGCTAGTCAATTCCAAACAAATCTGGCAGCTGGTTTATAACGATAAAAAGAAAGTCGGCAATACGACTTACGACTCCCTAGGCTCAATCCTAGACGTTGCCTCGGAGTTAGGGCGGAATATCACCCTAAGCTTCTTTGGCAGTCCCTATTTCCT AAACACGTCCATTGGCCCCCTCGTCAACGTAACTACCCACCCAAGCCAAACCGAATATGTTTACTCCCAGCGCAATCTACTCCTCGCCTACGGCCTCTCCGTCTTCACCTCTCTCCTCTGCATAATCGCAGGTCTGCTCACGATGTGGGATAATGGaatcgccttcctcgacTCCCCCACCACAATCCTCCGCGCAACGCGAAATCCAATGTTCGACGAGATCGTGCCGACAGATTCCACGACAGGCGCGGATCCAACGCCCGAGTCATTGTCCAATACTCGGGTGCTTTGGGTGCAGTCAGCTAGTCCTGGGTCTAATCATACAGTTGCTGGTTTGAAACCGCTGCCAAACACGGCGGAGCCGGAGAAGACAGGAAATGACAATAGGACTGCAAATGCGGGCTCCGAGACTGGTTTGCAGGCGATGACTCCCATCACCTTTAGCAACGGTATTCCGGGTTGGGAGAGGAAGCGGTACCGGCCAACTATCTCAATGGTTGAAACCGAGACAAGGGAAGCGTCACCACCGCCCGGTGGGTTTATATAA
- the btgE gene encoding protein btgE (transcript_id=CADANIAT00008179), producing the protein MRGAILATAAAFAGTAVADMHMRRHAHEGLHHRALHASSAVPEEECGCTTEVITYWGEPTTIPLSVPTSTVTSETTETVHSTSYSTVTVTATSSAAPVETPSETPSPTPEVTLPTAGVTSYSETGTYTIPATTITVTDTTTVCGATTTELPSGTHTYGGVTTIVETATTITCPYATVKPTGSTVTSVIETTTYVCPSAGTYTIAPTTTFVPTSTVVVYPTPETVTPGTYTNPGTTITVTRTEDVYVCPYTNGNVPTSVPALPTTSAASTTTAVPSSSTTTSSATSVPTGASGNKMGMTFTPYNNDGSCMAKNDVLEQVGLIKGKGFSHVRVYGTDCHTLEYVGAACSTHGLKMILGVNVEGSTGFDGARSQFKDITNWGQWDLVSLIVVGNEVVTSNIASAAQLASFVSEGASAFSAAGYTGQVTTAEPIDVWLSNGATLCPVVDILGANLHPFFNPEFTAAEAGTLVSNQIKDLKQVCTGKDVINLETGWPNAGSANGKAIPGQSQQTTAIKSLVEKVGDVSVFFSYADDGWKSKFATSDKYNVEQHWGCIDQF; encoded by the exons ATGAGGGGAGCTATCCTGGCCACCGCGGCCGCCTTCGCCGGCACCGCCGTTGCGGACATGCACATGCGCCGCCATGCCCACGAGGGTCTTCACCACCGTGCCCTCCACGCCTCTTCCGCTGTTCCCGAGGAGGAGTGCGGCTGCACCACCGAGGTCATCACCTACTGGGGCGAGCCTACAA CTATCCCCCTCTCGGTTCCTACCAGCACCGTGACCTCTGAGACCACCGAGACTGTTCACTCTACCAGCTACAGCACCGTCACGGTCACTGCGACTTCCTCTGCCGCTCCGGTCGAGACTCCTTCCGAGactccctctccaaccccCGAGGTCACTCTCCCCACCGCCGGCGTGACCAGCTACTCGGAGACTGGTACCTACACCATCCCTGCtaccaccatcaccgtcaccgaTACCACCACTGTCTGCGGCGCTACTACCACTGAGCTCCCCAGCGGTACCCACACCTACGGTGGTGTCACCACCATTGTCGAGACCGCCACGACCATCACCTGCCCCTATGCCACCGTCAAGCCCACTGGCAGCACCGTCACCAGCGTCATCGAGACCACGACCTACGTCTGCCCCTCGGCTGGTACCTACACCATTGCCCCGACCACCACCTTCGTCCCTACCTCCACCGTCGTTGTCTACCCCACCCCGGAAACCGTCACCCCTGGCACCTACACCAACCCTGGTACCACCATCACCGTGACTCGCACTGAGGACGTCTATGTCTGCCCTTACACCAACGGCAATGTCCCCACCAGCGTCCCTGCCCTGCCCACCACCTCTGCTGCCTCGACCACTACTGCTgttcccagcagcagcaccaccacctcgTCTGCCACCAGCGTCCCCACCGGTGCTAGCGGAAACAAGATGGGTATGACTTTCACCCCCTACAACAACGACGGAAGCTGCATGGCCAAGAACGATGTTCTTGAGCAGGTTGGTCTTATCAAGGGGAAGGGATTCTCCCACGTTCGTGTTTACGGAACCGACTGCCACACCCTCGAGTACGTTGGAGCTGCTTGCAGCACCCACGGCCTCAAGATGATCCTCGGTGTCAATGTCGAGGGCTCCACCGGTTTTGATGGTGCTCGTTCCCAGTTCAAGGACATTACCAACTGGGGCCAGTGGGATCTTGTCTCTCTCATTGTTGTCGGTAACGAAGTCGTCACTAGCAACATCGCGTCCGCTGCCCAGCTCGCCAGCTTCGTCTCCGAGGGCGCCAGCGCTTTCTCTGCCGCCGGCTACACTGGCCAGGTTACCACCGCTGAGCCTATCGACGTCTGGCTCAGTAACGGTGCTACTCTCTGCCCTGTCGTTGATATCCTGGGTGCGAACCTTCaccccttcttcaaccccGAGTTCACCGCCGCTGAGGCCGGTACTCTCGTCAGCAACCAGATCAAGGATCTGAAGCAGGTCTGCACTGGCAAGGACGTCATTAACCTCGAGACCGGCTGGCCCAACGCCGGTAGTGCTAACGGCAAGGCTATTCCCGGTCAGTCCCAGCAAACCACTGCCATCAAGTccctcgtcgagaaggttgGCGATGTTTCCGTTTTCTTCTCCTACGCCGATGACGGCTGGAAGTCTAAGTTCGCTACCAGCGACAAATACAATGTTGAGCAGCACTGGGGATGCATCGACCAATTTTAA
- a CDS encoding uncharacterized protein (transcript_id=CADANIAT00008180) produces MTRSELCPTFIPLFLPRIAAHYNQPDGFRLQTSTLVREFDQEKGAAGDSAWKLASIHPAGIRLIMRLIHLRFQSYRARIVQPHMDSALPPVNQLYDFNMPRQNREKLSVLCYMASEPMEDTEWPRLRTATAISSPKEVGEESTNTTGKRCKPPSQVRKRNNAPEEALS; encoded by the exons ATGACCAGATCTGAGCTCTGTCCCACCTTTATccctctttttctccctAGGATAGCCGCTCATTATAATCAGCCCGACGGATTCAGACTGCAAACAAGCACTCTCGTCAGAGAATTTGACCAGGAAAAGGGGGCTGCAG GGGACTCGGCTTGGAA ACTTGCTAGCATTCATCCCGCCGGCATTCGCCTCATTATGAGGTTAATCCATCTCCGCTTTCAATCATACCGCGCTCGCATCGTACAACCGCACATGGATTCGGCCTTACCACCCGTGAACCAGCTGTATGACTTCAATATGCCAAGACAGAACAGAGAGAAGCTCTCTGTTCTCTGCTATATGGCCAGCGAACCGATGGAGGATACTGAATGGCCTAGACTCCGCACCGCAACCGCAATCAGTAGCCCAAAGGAGGTAGGTGAGGAAAGCACGAACACAACAGGCAAGCGCTGCAAACCACCTAGTCAAGTGCGAAAGCGCAATAACGCACCTGAAGAGGCCTTGTCATAG